A portion of the Litorimonas taeanensis genome contains these proteins:
- the phoU gene encoding phosphate signaling complex protein PhoU yields MMNKLADHIVSGYDADLNDLNAKLSQMGSLAETMLSDVIRSLKKRDNELAEAVIAADSQVNRFQEEIDEDALRIVALRHPMASDLRRVMGAVRVANDMERVGDLAEGIAWRTLSLNEVDRLSLAKGVARMGKMVKGQLSQALDALLREDTDLAVQIWLADEDVDEMYNSIFRELLTYMMADPRTITASASLLFIAKNMERIGDLATNICESIYFTVNGTQLIRDHRVEKARKNGK; encoded by the coding sequence ATGATGAATAAATTAGCCGACCATATTGTCAGCGGGTATGATGCCGACCTGAATGACTTAAATGCTAAACTCTCTCAAATGGGTAGCTTGGCCGAAACCATGCTGTCTGATGTTATTCGCTCTTTAAAAAAAAGAGACAATGAATTGGCAGAGGCTGTTATTGCCGCTGATTCTCAGGTGAACCGCTTTCAAGAAGAAATTGATGAAGACGCCCTTCGAATCGTTGCTTTGCGTCATCCGATGGCCTCTGACTTACGCCGTGTTATGGGCGCTGTTAGGGTTGCAAATGATATGGAACGCGTTGGCGACCTTGCCGAGGGTATTGCGTGGCGTACTTTATCCTTGAACGAGGTGGACCGCCTAAGCCTTGCCAAAGGCGTGGCCCGAATGGGTAAAATGGTAAAAGGTCAACTGTCTCAAGCGCTCGATGCTTTATTACGTGAAGACACAGATTTAGCCGTACAAATCTGGCTTGCCGACGAAGATGTCGATGAAATGTATAACTCTATATTCAGAGAGTTACTGACTTATATGATGGCTGACCCCAGAACTATCACAGCCAGCGCGTCTCTTTTATTCATCGCAAAGAATATGGAGCGCATAGGCGACTTGGCCACCAATATTTGCGAATCAATCTATTTCACCGTGAATGGCACACAGCTAATTCGCGACCATCGTGTTGAAAAAGCACGGAAAAATGGGAAATAA
- a CDS encoding efflux transporter outer membrane subunit — MSICKKAMRCVPASRSLLLGVAVISLSACQTIRDLGPDATIIDSKAEIPVQPDWVEPAPDALPSTDWVADFNSKELSLLVDTALEQNTTIGQSLAQLDGALSRIRTSRADLMPNLNFGSTITRSSGGNDFNTDSTSYSLGLNSGWEVDLFGRLRDQVRAAEMGAAASSADLAAARLSIAGQVGQSWFNAIQGDLLVDLSRRDIETQERALRLTQRRFDNGLAGSSDVRLARSSVANAEAVLATRLQNRDVTIRGLKVLLRQYPDSVMDIPNDFPELPVLTGAANPAYLLQKRPDILAAERRIAEAGLNVDVARKSLYPQLNLSGSLTEQALSSANDFDILDLFDLKGIAQRLTAQLTAPLFQGGRIKAQIDGQEAVLRQRVESYVGTVLTAYQEVENALDAEERLAEREDALRESLYEAQKAEERLESRYIEGLATILQLLDAQSRRLNAEGQLIGARAERLNNRVRMNVAIGGGEYGAEVPATDIESDEGLIGKLLSSNQG, encoded by the coding sequence ATGTCTATTTGTAAAAAAGCTATGAGATGTGTGCCAGCGTCGCGTTCGCTTTTGTTAGGTGTGGCTGTCATATCATTATCAGCCTGCCAAACAATACGAGACCTCGGGCCAGATGCCACAATAATTGATTCTAAAGCAGAGATACCCGTTCAGCCTGATTGGGTTGAGCCAGCCCCAGATGCATTACCCAGCACAGATTGGGTGGCTGACTTTAACAGCAAAGAGCTGTCTTTATTGGTTGATACGGCCTTGGAGCAAAACACGACTATCGGTCAAAGTTTGGCGCAATTGGATGGGGCCTTGTCACGTATACGGACGAGCCGCGCTGATTTAATGCCTAACTTGAATTTTGGGTCTACAATTACGCGTAGTAGCGGCGGCAACGACTTTAATACGGATAGCACTAGTTATAGTTTAGGTTTAAACTCGGGCTGGGAAGTAGATTTATTTGGCCGACTTCGTGATCAGGTCCGCGCGGCTGAAATGGGCGCGGCCGCAAGTTCGGCTGACCTTGCTGCAGCCCGGCTTTCAATTGCGGGTCAGGTTGGACAATCTTGGTTTAACGCGATTCAAGGTGATTTATTAGTGGATTTGTCCCGCCGCGACATTGAAACACAAGAGCGGGCTCTACGTCTGACGCAACGCCGATTTGATAATGGTCTTGCCGGATCTTCTGACGTCCGGTTAGCGCGGTCTTCTGTAGCGAATGCCGAGGCTGTCTTAGCTACACGTCTTCAAAATCGTGATGTAACGATAAGAGGGTTGAAAGTATTGCTGCGGCAATATCCTGACTCTGTGATGGATATTCCAAATGATTTCCCAGAATTGCCTGTTTTAACAGGGGCTGCAAATCCCGCTTATTTGTTACAAAAACGTCCAGATATCTTAGCCGCAGAACGAAGAATTGCAGAAGCGGGTCTGAATGTCGATGTCGCTCGGAAATCTCTATATCCACAGTTAAATTTATCAGGTTCATTAACCGAGCAAGCTTTGTCGAGTGCGAATGATTTTGATATTCTGGATTTGTTTGACTTGAAGGGTATTGCACAACGATTGACGGCACAGCTCACGGCGCCTCTATTTCAAGGCGGCAGAATTAAAGCGCAAATTGACGGACAAGAAGCGGTCTTGCGTCAACGCGTTGAAAGCTATGTTGGAACCGTGTTAACGGCTTATCAAGAGGTTGAAAATGCACTGGATGCTGAGGAACGTCTTGCTGAACGCGAAGACGCTTTGCGGGAATCGCTTTATGAGGCACAAAAGGCCGAGGAACGGCTCGAATCACGTTATATCGAAGGTCTCGCAACGATATTGCAATTATTAGATGCGCAATCTCGCCGCCTTAATGCTGAGGGGCAGTTAATTGGGGCGCGAGCCGAGCGACTCAATAACCGAGTGCGTATGAATGTTGCGATAGGTGGAGGTGAATATGGGGCAGAAGTGCCTGCCACCGACATTGAAAGCGATGAAGGGCTTATTGGCAAATTATTGTCATCAAATCAGGGTTAG
- a CDS encoding efflux RND transporter periplasmic adaptor subunit, producing MAHQNSLGEAEVKDKYPVFRTVVFSVLMLVGLFIVTNIVVKMNAKPEVKKQSFNTLAVMGARAYTDNVQLTVTTQGEVRPQTEIDLVPEVGGKIVYVSRNFVEGGYFKKGETLIRIDDANYQVARVRALASVAQAEQTLAQEVAEGEIARRDFEELGRGTPSDLALRIPQRQQAEAALQAAQADLRNADLQLSRTKVLAPFTGRVRAKSSDVGKYVNPGATLGRIFSTDIVEVRLPLTDSDLSKTDLPIAFNAKSKDSAPKVILSTTIAGKPQEWTGYIMRTDSTYDTQSRALFAIVEVFDPYGKGASQNDVPLAPGLFVDARVQGRLMEGVVVISRDGLRPQDEVYIVDEEGNAEIRQTVVLDTNPERAVLATGVESGELVVVSPMERSRIAMPLKVLDVNDPKTVIVDPPEPEWMKKEAEEKEKKASEEKSAEKKEKRGFFNRRKKETEDESDKKKTEEPDAANEASSNSVDGSGE from the coding sequence ATGGCGCATCAAAATTCTTTGGGTGAAGCTGAAGTGAAAGATAAATACCCGGTTTTCAGGACCGTGGTATTTTCTGTCTTAATGCTGGTTGGTTTATTCATTGTGACAAATATCGTTGTCAAAATGAACGCTAAACCCGAAGTGAAAAAGCAAAGTTTTAATACGCTCGCTGTGATGGGCGCTCGCGCTTATACGGATAATGTCCAATTAACTGTTACAACGCAGGGTGAGGTCCGCCCGCAGACTGAGATTGATTTAGTCCCCGAGGTTGGCGGAAAAATTGTGTATGTTTCGCGCAATTTTGTAGAAGGCGGATATTTCAAAAAGGGCGAAACGCTTATTCGTATTGATGATGCAAATTATCAGGTCGCTCGCGTGCGGGCATTGGCGTCTGTTGCGCAGGCTGAGCAAACCTTAGCGCAGGAAGTCGCAGAGGGGGAAATCGCTCGCCGTGACTTTGAAGAATTAGGGCGAGGGACCCCGAGCGACTTGGCGCTCCGCATTCCGCAACGTCAACAGGCTGAGGCGGCATTGCAAGCGGCACAAGCTGACCTGCGCAACGCGGATTTACAGTTAAGCAGAACAAAAGTTTTGGCCCCATTCACTGGACGCGTACGGGCTAAAAGTTCAGATGTCGGTAAATATGTGAATCCAGGCGCTACTTTGGGCCGTATATTTTCAACGGATATCGTTGAAGTGCGTTTGCCTTTAACAGATTCTGATTTATCAAAAACTGATCTGCCGATTGCATTTAATGCGAAATCAAAAGACTCGGCCCCAAAAGTCATATTAAGCACAACAATTGCTGGGAAACCCCAAGAGTGGACCGGTTATATTATGCGAACTGATTCTACTTATGATACACAATCTCGGGCCCTATTCGCTATCGTTGAAGTCTTTGATCCCTATGGAAAAGGCGCCTCCCAAAATGATGTTCCGCTTGCGCCGGGGCTTTTTGTAGACGCGCGCGTGCAAGGGCGTTTGATGGAAGGCGTTGTTGTTATCTCTCGCGATGGTCTGCGCCCTCAAGACGAGGTGTATATTGTTGATGAGGAAGGCAACGCCGAGATTCGCCAAACAGTTGTCTTGGATACGAATCCAGAGCGTGCTGTTCTGGCCACGGGCGTAGAAAGTGGCGAGCTCGTTGTTGTGTCACCTATGGAACGCTCGCGTATTGCGATGCCATTGAAGGTTTTAGATGTGAATGATCCAAAGACAGTTATTGTCGACCCGCCGGAACCCGAATGGATGAAAAAAGAAGCTGAAGAAAAAGAGAAAAAAGCGTCAGAAGAAAAGTCCGCAGAAAAGAAAGAGAAACGCGGGTTTTTTAACCGAAGAAAAAAAGAGACTGAAGACGAGAGCGACAAGAAGAAAACCGAAGAGCCTGACGCTGCAAATGAAGCGTCTAGTAATAGCGTTGACGGATCTGGAGAATAG
- the phoB gene encoding phosphate regulon transcriptional regulator PhoB: MKPYVLIVEDEDALSTLLEYNFTKEGYETAIAEDGEEALLMAEERTPDLILLDWMLPKLSGVEVCRRLRRNKKTTSTPVIMLTARSDETDKITGLDYGADDYLVKPFSMPELFARTRSLLRRAKPALLQDIIVQGDIEVDMQAFRVKRGEKTIHLGPTEFRLLEHFIKNPGRVFSREQLLDTVWGRDVYVEARTVDVHIGRLRKALGAPKLPDPIRTVRSAGYAFEPKA; encoded by the coding sequence ATGAAACCATATGTTTTAATTGTTGAAGACGAAGATGCTCTTTCCACTTTGTTGGAATACAACTTTACAAAAGAAGGCTACGAAACTGCCATAGCAGAAGATGGTGAGGAAGCCTTGCTTATGGCCGAAGAACGCACGCCTGATCTTATCCTCTTGGACTGGATGCTTCCTAAATTATCAGGTGTGGAGGTCTGCCGCCGACTTCGTCGCAACAAGAAAACCACCAGCACCCCCGTCATCATGTTAACCGCACGTAGCGATGAAACGGATAAAATTACGGGTTTGGATTACGGGGCGGACGACTATCTCGTTAAGCCATTCTCTATGCCGGAATTGTTTGCGCGGACACGATCTTTGCTAAGACGCGCCAAACCCGCCCTTCTCCAAGACATTATCGTCCAAGGCGATATCGAAGTGGATATGCAAGCTTTTCGTGTCAAACGCGGCGAGAAAACAATTCATCTTGGCCCGACAGAATTCCGTTTATTGGAACATTTTATCAAAAATCCTGGGCGTGTTTTTTCACGCGAACAGTTACTTGATACGGTTTGGGGGCGTGATGTTTATGTTGAGGCAAGAACCGTCGATGTCCATATTGGCCGCTTACGCAAAGCCCTAGGCGCACCAAAATTACCAGACCCAATCCGAACAGTCCGTTCAGCAGGATATGCATTTGAGCCGAAAGCCTAA
- a CDS encoding sensor histidine kinase: MPSRPEIGLLACLAIIAILALGIIVQAPLLPTLIIVTLYAVLGWTLHRISTSKARKTESEFGTPRKSVRHLDSWINVIDALPVACALIDRDKRVIHANKRAQDLATIDKIGLPLSSYLRGTEIIQALERAQAGYSTQPVEILKLTPEERYLRVTLTTASLVRPSNGQSYLLAVITDITEDRVSQMQKADFLANASHELKTPIASLLGYIETLRHHAKDDPVAQEKFLGIMQSQAERMVRLIDDLLSLRKIEQIEHIAPEDMADINQSLKAAMEVVTPIAEKNGVTLSYKGPDKAITRATRDESVQLFLNLIDNAVKFTPRGESVKIKVSSVRNWSPAVAFRDSSLPAESPSRRIAEPPKSTIQGKVWQIQIRDQGPGFAREHLPRIGERFYRIAGDLSSKEKGTGLGLAIVKHITIRHRAGLYIRSQQGEGTEFTVVLPFISEKKAK, translated from the coding sequence ATGCCCTCACGCCCTGAAATCGGCCTTTTAGCTTGTCTCGCCATCATTGCGATTTTGGCTTTAGGCATTATCGTACAAGCCCCCCTATTACCGACGCTTATTATCGTCACGCTTTATGCTGTCTTGGGGTGGACTCTACACCGAATTTCGACGTCTAAGGCGCGGAAAACAGAATCTGAATTCGGCACGCCCAGAAAATCCGTACGGCACTTAGATAGCTGGATTAATGTAATAGACGCCTTACCTGTAGCTTGCGCCCTTATTGATAGAGATAAACGCGTCATCCACGCCAATAAAAGAGCGCAAGACTTAGCCACGATTGACAAAATCGGTTTACCACTATCAAGCTATCTGAGAGGAACAGAGATTATACAAGCTTTGGAGCGTGCACAGGCGGGATATTCTACTCAGCCCGTTGAGATTTTAAAGCTCACGCCTGAAGAACGCTATCTTCGGGTAACATTAACGACTGCGAGCCTTGTTCGCCCAAGTAATGGTCAAAGTTATCTACTGGCTGTTATCACAGACATTACAGAAGACCGTGTCAGCCAGATGCAAAAGGCTGACTTTTTAGCCAATGCTTCACATGAGCTAAAAACGCCTATTGCTTCACTTCTTGGATATATTGAGACGCTCCGCCATCACGCCAAAGACGATCCTGTCGCACAAGAAAAATTCTTAGGGATTATGCAGAGCCAAGCTGAACGCATGGTACGTTTAATCGATGACTTATTATCTTTGCGGAAAATTGAGCAAATAGAACATATCGCCCCCGAAGATATGGCGGATATAAATCAATCCCTGAAGGCGGCGATGGAAGTTGTTACACCCATAGCTGAGAAAAATGGCGTCACGTTGAGTTATAAAGGGCCTGATAAAGCCATAACTCGCGCAACCAGAGATGAATCCGTTCAACTCTTTTTGAATTTAATCGATAACGCCGTAAAATTTACACCGCGTGGGGAGTCTGTAAAAATTAAAGTATCGTCCGTTCGGAATTGGTCTCCTGCAGTAGCTTTTCGGGATAGCTCATTACCGGCAGAGAGCCCCAGTCGGCGTATTGCTGAACCCCCCAAATCAACAATCCAAGGTAAGGTCTGGCAAATTCAAATACGTGACCAAGGCCCCGGTTTCGCCCGTGAGCATCTACCTCGAATTGGGGAACGGTTCTATCGCATCGCAGGGGATCTTTCCTCGAAAGAAAAAGGAACAGGCCTTGGCCTAGCCATTGTCAAACACATTACGATTCGCCACAGAGCTGGCCTCTACATTCGAAGCCAGCAGGGTGAAGGCACTGAATTCACTGTTGTCTTGCCATTTATTTCAGAGAAAAAAGCGAAGTAA